Below is a window of Thermodesulfomicrobium sp. WS DNA.
GCCGTGGTGTACGCCCTTGAGGACACCGGGCCGGTGTTCATCCACGACCCCCAAGATCTGCTGCGGGAGCACGAACCCAAGATCCGCGAAATCTTCTCCCGCTTTCCGCCGCCCCTGTGCCCTGCGGGTCCTGCCTACGACGGATTCATCCCCTGCGCGGACGTCCAGCTCTCGGGCATCATCTCTTTCGGCGCCCGCTCGGCGCCTCTGCCCCTGCAGATGTGGTTCACGGACCATCACCCGGACATCTGCTCCGTGCTCCCCACCCAGCGCTGGCTGGAACAGGCCTGCCGCCTCATGGTGCAGAGCATGGAAAGCCGGGCCTGCACCGTGGAGAACGCGGGGTTCATCCTCCATGACTTTGCCCTGCACGCGGTGCGGGACGCCATCGTGGATGAACGCAGCCGCAGCATCATGGATTCTCGCCTGCGGGTGTACACGGTGCTCGCAGCCATCCTCGACCTGTCCAAGGCCCGAGAGGAAGGCCGCCTGCCCGTGGGTGAGATGGCCTTCGTGGAGCCCGACCTGGTGGACACCATCCACTATATGGCCAAGCTCGATCCGCACGAGCGGCCCCTGCTCCAGGACACCAAACACGTGCGCAAACTCCTTCAGGCCGTGGAAGGCACCCGCCACCGGCTGGTGTGCGACGGCACCCACATCATCGGCATCGGCGCAGGCAGGCTGCCCGACTATTCCATTGGCGCCGAGTTTCTCGGCAGCTACGGGTTCATCAGCCTGCAGGAGGAAAAGATCTGCAGCTTCGCCGATGGGAGTCTCCACTCCTCCACCCGCGAGCCCATCCTCGTGGCCCTGGAAGAAACCCTGGTGGAGATGCGCTGGCCCGCGCACCACATCTACGGCATCATGCACATGGTGCTCGAGATCGTCAAAAGCGCCCAGGAGCGGCGGCATGGCTGCGCCCTCATCCTGGATTACGGCACGCCGCTTGCCCACACCTCCGGCCAGCGCCTCACCTCCGCCCTCAATCTCCGGCGGCTGGCGGAGCTGGATCTGGCCAAGACCCTGGCCCGGGTGGACGGCGCCCTGCACATCGATATCCGCACCCTGCGTCTCGTGGCCTTCGCCACCCTCATGGACGGCAAGGCCGTACCCGGCGAGAGTCGAGCGCGCGGGGCCCGCTACAACTCCGCCCTGCGGTTTTCCGCCGAACACCCGGACCTCTTCGTGGTGGTGGTGAGCGCCGACCGCCCCATCTCCATCATCCAGCACGGGGCCGAACTCTCCACCCGCTGCGAATGGCAGCCCCAAGGGCGGGACGTGGGCAGTCCGCTCCCCCTGGAGCAGTGGGCGTCGCCCTAGCCGCGCCTGAGGCGCAGCACCCCGTCGCTTGCCCGCAAGTGGATGTCCATCTGCGGGAAGGCGATCTCGATGCCCGCCTCGCGGAACTTCTGGTCAATGGCCTCGCGCAGCTCCGATGGGGCGCTTACGGAGAAATCCACGTGCCGCAGCCAGACCCGCAGGATGAAGTCCAGCGAGCTGGCGCCAAAGTTGGCGAAGATTACCTGCGGCGCTGGTGCGGACAAGACCGCGGGATGCTCGACCGCGGCTTCCAGCAATAGGGCTTTGACGCGGGCGATGTCCGATCCGTAGGCCACGCCCACGGCGATATCGCGCCGGATGCGCGGGTCGTTTTTGTGCGTCCAGTTGGTGAGGCGGCCGGAGATGAGCTCGGAATTGGGGATGAGGATGGTGGCGTTGTCGAAAGTCTGTACCTCGGTGTTGCGGATGTTGACATTGCGCACCACGGCCCAGAGGCCGTCGAGTTCGATGATGTCTCCAGGCCGCAGCGAGCGGTCGAAGAGCAGAATCATGCCGCTCACGAAGTTGTTGATGAGGGTCTGCAGGCCAAAACCGATGCCCACGGACAGACCGCCGGCGATGACCGCCAGGTTGGTGAGGCTGACACCCAAGAGGTGCATGGCCACCAGGCCAAAGCAGAGCCACAGACAGTAGATGCCCACCCGGGCGAGCGATGCCTTGCCGCCCCGGTCGAGCCCCGCCACCACGGTCTCGTTCTCCAGCATACTCCGCCAGGCCGCAGCCAGGGAGCGCACCACCTGAAAGAGCAGAAACACCATGACCACACGCAGGAAATTGAAGGAAAATTCCCCCCAATTGAACTGCAAGGTGGAGAGACGCTCGAAGACCATGTTGGAGCCCAGCTGCACCGCCAGCCAGCCAAGCACCGAGAAAATCATGCCCGTCCACACCACAAGGGAGGCGAGACTGGTCAGAAGCTCCACCGCCAAGGCGCGCCACCCCTCACGCTTGTTCATGGCTGCGGACGAATGGGCCAAGGCCACGACCCCCAAGGCCAACTGCCCGGCCACGGCCCCCACGCACCACAGCTCACCTCCCAAAAGCGCCAACCGTGCCCGACCGGAAAAGGCCACGAGCACCAAGAAAAACATCACCCACGGGTTCAGGCGTCGGATCCAGATCTCATAGAGGAAGGCTGGCTGCAGCATGCCCATGCCCAGGGAGGTGCACACCACCAGGGCAAGCCATACGCCATGGAAGAGCCACAGCGGCAACCGCAGCAGCTCCAGGACGATGGAGCAGCCAAAAAAGGCCACTAAAGGAAGAAGGGGCTGCCACGTCCACGTCTTGGGGTGGGCAAGGAGACGGAGCCGCCACCCCAAGGACTGGGCCCCACCGACGATCAGCGCGTGCGTGGCCACGAGCAGCACCGAAGTTTGGCTCACCCGGCCGGAAAAAAACGCGGCCAAGAGCGAAACCCCCAGAGAAAGGGAAAGAATGGCTGTGGCCGTGGCCACATGCCGCCCCGAAGAGCGCGGAGGGAAAAGCGGCGCCAGACGGCGATACACGATGAGCCCCAACGCGGAAAAGGGGAGCCAGAACAGCACGAGCACACCGAGGAGCCCCTGGTCTTCGCGAACGATGGAGGCCCATTGGGAGCCTAAGAGTAGGCGCATGTTGACGCCCCACTCCGCCAAGTCCTGCAGCGCCTCCGCCCATCCCAAGGGCCACAGGCGAAAGGGCTTGGGCTCAAGGAACTCGGACTCCCAGATCTGCGGGAGCTTTTCCTGGAATTGCGCCACCAAAGCCGCTGCCCGCTGCTGGGCCGTCGTGTATTGGCCAAAAAGCTTGTCGATGCGGTTACTGAGCGCGCCCAGGACCTGCACCAATTTGCTTCCCCGCGTGCGGATGTCCACGAGCCCGGCACGCACATCCTTATCCAGGGTCGCGGCCCACTTGCGTTCCAACTCTTCCGCCAGGGCGGCGGCGGCGCTGTTTTTGAGATTCAAATCCCGGGCGAGGTTTTCCAGGGGGGCGCGCTCTTTCTCCAAATTGCGGGCCACGAACTGGGCCTCGGCCAGGGCGGCGCGCATGTCGTAGGGATTGGAGAGCATGAGCCGCGCCACCACCTCCAAGGCCTGAAGCCGTTCCCCCATGCGATCCAAAATCTGGGCATGCGTGGTCTCGGCATCCCCTACCGCGCTCTGTGCGGCATCCACCTCGCGAGCCAGACGATCGAGCTCCAGGTTTTTGAACTGCAAAAACGACTCCAAGACCTGGTCCGCGGCCGCAGGCTGCGTATCCGCCCAGGCCGAGGGCAGGACACAAAAGCCCGCGCACAGCACCCAAAAAACCCAGAGCAGCCATCTAGCGAACATATTTCCACTCCCGAAGGCGCCGCAGGGCATACTGGGCCTGAGGCCCAGAGCGCACCTGGACAAGATAGCGGCGATAGTCCTCAGCCGCGGCCTGCCGATCGCCCATGGCATCCAAGGCGTAGCCGCGCCAGAAAATCGAGGTGGGGTTTTCCGGCAACAGGCGCAGCGCCTCCGAAAAATCCTGCACCGCCTCGGCAAAACGGCGCAGCCGCACTGCAGCCAAGCCATGGACGATGGCCCCTTGCGCCTCCGTGGGATTCACGGCGCGGGCGCGCTGGGCGCTCTGCAACGCCGCCTGTGCCATGTCCGCGGCAAGCTCGGCCCGCGCCAAAAGCACCAAGGCCGCGTAGTCATCGGGCAGAAAGGAAAGGACCTGCTGGCACAGGGCCCTCGCCTGGGCGGGCTGCTTGTTCCCCAAGGCGCGCTGGGCCGCCTCAAGGCGCTCCAAGGCCGGGAGTTGGGCACGCAGCCGCGCCGTGGCCGCCGCAAAGCGCTCGCGGCGCCGGGGCCGGGAGAGGGCCGCGGCGTAGCG
It encodes the following:
- a CDS encoding DNA integrity scanning protein DisA nucleotide-binding domain protein, producing the protein MSTPLLFRKTLFHICDGLGAGLSRFSGPSRVAVVYALEDTGPVFIHDPQDLLREHEPKIREIFSRFPPPLCPAGPAYDGFIPCADVQLSGIISFGARSAPLPLQMWFTDHHPDICSVLPTQRWLEQACRLMVQSMESRACTVENAGFILHDFALHAVRDAIVDERSRSIMDSRLRVYTVLAAILDLSKAREEGRLPVGEMAFVEPDLVDTIHYMAKLDPHERPLLQDTKHVRKLLQAVEGTRHRLVCDGTHIIGIGAGRLPDYSIGAEFLGSYGFISLQEEKICSFADGSLHSSTREPILVALEETLVEMRWPAHHIYGIMHMVLEIVKSAQERRHGCALILDYGTPLAHTSGQRLTSALNLRRLAELDLAKTLARVDGALHIDIRTLRLVAFATLMDGKAVPGESRARGARYNSALRFSAEHPDLFVVVVSADRPISIIQHGAELSTRCEWQPQGRDVGSPLPLEQWASP
- a CDS encoding mechanosensitive ion channel domain-containing protein → MFARWLLWVFWVLCAGFCVLPSAWADTQPAAADQVLESFLQFKNLELDRLAREVDAAQSAVGDAETTHAQILDRMGERLQALEVVARLMLSNPYDMRAALAEAQFVARNLEKERAPLENLARDLNLKNSAAAALAEELERKWAATLDKDVRAGLVDIRTRGSKLVQVLGALSNRIDKLFGQYTTAQQRAAALVAQFQEKLPQIWESEFLEPKPFRLWPLGWAEALQDLAEWGVNMRLLLGSQWASIVREDQGLLGVLVLFWLPFSALGLIVYRRLAPLFPPRSSGRHVATATAILSLSLGVSLLAAFFSGRVSQTSVLLVATHALIVGGAQSLGWRLRLLAHPKTWTWQPLLPLVAFFGCSIVLELLRLPLWLFHGVWLALVVCTSLGMGMLQPAFLYEIWIRRLNPWVMFFLVLVAFSGRARLALLGGELWCVGAVAGQLALGVVALAHSSAAMNKREGWRALAVELLTSLASLVVWTGMIFSVLGWLAVQLGSNMVFERLSTLQFNWGEFSFNFLRVVMVFLLFQVVRSLAAAWRSMLENETVVAGLDRGGKASLARVGIYCLWLCFGLVAMHLLGVSLTNLAVIAGGLSVGIGFGLQTLINNFVSGMILLFDRSLRPGDIIELDGLWAVVRNVNIRNTEVQTFDNATILIPNSELISGRLTNWTHKNDPRIRRDIAVGVAYGSDIARVKALLLEAAVEHPAVLSAPAPQVIFANFGASSLDFILRVWLRHVDFSVSAPSELREAIDQKFREAGIEIAFPQMDIHLRASDGVLRLRRG